tcagggtcctgggatggagtcccgcatcaggctctctgctcagtggggagcctgcttccccctctctctctgcctgcttctctgcctacttgtgatctctctctctgtcaaataaataaataaaatcttttttaaaaaattaaaaaacaccaaaaccttTATTTGTGCTtctcttggaaaagaaaagtctGGCAACAGGGGACCCTATCGTTACCTGGCAACAACTGTTTGTAGTTGAGTAGCGGTGGTGGGAAAACACAAACTGATAGGTGAACTCTCTTATTTGCCACAGTCTCCACCCCTCTTTAATGCCTTACGCTGACtctcttccattttaaaaacaccagatttttaaaactgagtACAAAAAAATGAAGGTACTATATCCccttaataaattttatattgattatgttTTGAGTGGATGTTTGGGATATATCAGGCTGAATAAAACTCTTAGTGAaagttgaataaaaaatttataaaaataaacttcctttTTTATGCAGCTACTAGAAAACTTTTAATTATATAGCTcgtatttaatatatatagctTGTATTCTGTGTCTACTAGGTAGCATTATCTTTTTGGCAAGATTTTAGCCACCTCTCCGTGTTCCCAGGCTGAGTGGAGGGTGGCAATATTCTGTGCCCACAGGCTGTAAAATTCAATGACTCCAACATTGGAGTCATTGGAGTCAAGCTGATCCTAGATCTGAAGGCTTACCACTTCCTCTTCCTAGGCTGTCTTATGGTTCTGAATCCTCCACCCAGAAATTCCCCTCAAAAAGCCGATGCTGTTTTGGATGATTCAGAAGACCCTTCCGGATGTGGTGGGATTTGAAGCCAGGCCAGCTTTGTGTAGGCAGAGGCAACTGCCTAAATGTGCTGAGAAAAGCCAAAAATATCTtctgccctttcccttccttGCCATCGAGCTCCCAAATCTTACACATTCACCAGAGGTTCAGGCCGGAGCTGCCAGGGGCTCCCTTAGGCAGAGCCATCAGCCTGGAGGGGAGAAAGCAGAGCAGGGGTATTTATGTACTTACTGGGTGCTCTACCTAACTTATTTCACTGAATCCTCAAACAATCCTAAGAGGCAGGTATTAGTCTCTTCATGAGAGCAGAGCCCACACGAATTCAGAGAAGGACAGTGTCTCGTCCGAGGTCACACAGCAtagtaagtggcaaagctggCATTCACGTACAGATGTACTACCCCCGGCCCAGAGCCCCCGAGGTTCAGAGGGGCAGCTAGCCCGCTCCCTAGCACCAGCCCTACCAAGGATTCCCACAGAGACTAGAAGTTGGCAGTCCTCGTGCTGGCTTTGGTCCTCGTGCTGGCTTTGGCCCACAGACTTGTTCCGATTGGCCTGCtcagaggtcttttttttttaaatgggggctTTAAAAACTTggcaaattttacattaaaaagggAATGATTGGCATCCTTGGAAAAACTGGAAGGTCTTGTAATGTTGAACCTCTTTTCGAGGGGCTTCAACTCTCACCCGGAGCAGAGTAGAAGCTGTCCTTTTCGAGGGGGCCTACACATGGCACTTCATGCTGTTTCTGTCTGGTCTGCTCTGCTCCTTGCCTTAACTGGCTGGCCTCTGCAGGCGCCCAGGTTTCCTGCTCCCCATCTACTCTGGGTGCTCAGTTCTCTGCAGACTTGGTGTCTGACCTGGCTTCCTGGAGGGGTTTGGGATCTGGGAAAGGGATCAGGCCCTCTGAGGGTCACAGGTGTGTCTCATTGGATTGTGTGACTGTGAGAatgtcacttcccctctctgggccgcAGAGTACCTCCTTCAGGCCTGAGCAAGTGACCCAGGCAACATGTCCTTAAAAGGGAAAGGATGGGGAGTCTGGAACACCATCTAGGTGCCCTTCCTCGCTGAGCCATCCATCCTGCAGGGTGGAGGCCTGGGGGCACAGCAGAAGGCTCCCGGAGGAGGTAGCCTACTGgcagtgagagagcacagagatGCTGGGGTGGAGTGTCTGCTTCCAGATAGGGACGGGCTTTCCAACAGCCCAGAGGTGTACCTGCCAGGCGATGACTGCTGCAGAGCGCGCACGCAGGGACCTCACACTTATTAAGCGCCAGCTGTTTGCAGTGCCAGATGCATGGGAAGGTAACACGAGCCTTGTGAacccttccctccacaccagtaGAGCCCAGCGGCTGACCAGTCCACTCTGGGGTAAGACTGTTGGCTATAAATTATGTCTCTACTTAATTCTCTGGTTCTCAGTTTTCTGCACTGAAGAGTGGAAATAGCAATACCTACCACAAACGGTTGTTGGAAATAAGCATTCAGGGAATTCAAATAGAGCTGTTGAGAAGCATGTCTGATATTGGCCAAGTGTGCCATAAGTGTTAACTGTTATTATCATTCCTCTCTtttaaaaggaggaaactgaTGGGGTCACctcctcaaggtcacacaggtaagGAGGGACAGAGCTAATGACAGAAAGCCAGCTAGAGGGGGGACCAGAGCCACTATGCTTAAAAGAGCGGAGGTCCAATGATCTCCTGTGCGTTCCCACCGCTCAGAGTTGGGGATCAGGCTCCTCTTAGGGCACACAACTGTGGAAGCGGAGAGTAAGGGGAAGCCAAGCAGAGTTCTAGCCCTGACTCTACCACTAATAAGCAGGAGggcttttctgagcctcagtttcttcctctgtaaaatgggaacattcTCCCTTCCTGCTCTCAGGATCACAGATTAACTGCTTGGAAAAGGCTCTTTCCTCCCACACTtccacccacccctgcctgccgGAAGGCGATGAGGCACTTGCCCAACCCCTTGGGAGGtgggcccgggggggggggcagggcaaaGCCACCAGGAGGGCTTAATTAAGGGCCAAAAAAGCAGAAGCAACAGGGTTTTCCCCAAGTTCTAGAGAATACAGTTTGCCTCACTTCCTCTCCACCTGCCAGCACTGCTCGAGCCTGCCTGCTCTGATCCAGATCCACGGCCATTCAGGAAACATGAGGGACCTGTGGGAGACAGCTGAGCACCTCGCCAGGACCGGGTAGGTCTGCAGAccccggaccctgggaccacagGCAAGAAAGCGATCAGGGGTCAGGCACCATGGGTATGAGCCTAGCCTCAAACTCTGCCAttccccagctgtgtgaccttggataaatgCCAtccctttgagcctcagtttccccatctgtgaatgAGAGTAGTAACAATGCCTACAAGATAGTTgaattgagggacacctgggtggctcagtcattaagcatctgccttcagctcgggtcacgatcccaaggtctgGGGaccgagcctcacatcaggctccctgctctgcaggggaggccacttctccctctccctctgcctgccgctccccctgcttgtgctctctctctctctaacaaatacataaaatccttaaaaaaaaaaaaaaaaaagtattgaatgAGAAAATGCACACACAGGGCTAGCCATCATGTTGGGTTCAGAGTAAGCACTCAGCCGATGGCAACGGCTTTCCCTGTCATTCCCAACACCCCCCCAAGCCTTGGCCTCCGGTATGGCTTACAGATGGCTTCCCTTCCCCTATCCGTTGtattctttgctattcttttaaCGGCTACCGGGTCCCAAATACTCATTATACAATAGGTAAGAGGTTTCCGTCCTAAACAAAAATGCCCTCAGGGGCCAGAAAGGCCATAATTCATCATCTCTGACCACAAATGGGTCCTTGGTGCTGCCCAGCTCGGATGGCATTGCCCTGGTTCATTAACTCTCCCAACCTCCTGCACAACTATTCTCCAACCTCTCCTCCCTCTTCAAGGTTCTACTGCCTCCTCCAGCTCGCTCTCCATCTGCCGACCTCGCTTTCCTGCCGCCCTGAGCAAACAGAAGCCATCCTACCACAGCCTACAAGTATTGAGGGAGCTACATGCCGGACTCTCTTCCAGGCACTTAGGCTACATCAGCGAGCAAAAGAGACCACGTCCCTCCCCTTGAGGTATTGACGCTTTCATGACAGATAACCACTGACCTGCTCCTCATTCTGTCTCAGACACAGAGCGACCCACCGAGGGGCTTCTTCTATTCCCCCCTGTTACAGACAGGAGTTACATGTCTTACAGAAGTAacaaaactgaggtacagagagattAAGCAACTTGACCAAGGTCGCACAGATGGTGAGTGGTGAAgcagagatttgaacccaggcggTCTGGAGGCCGTGCCTTCACCACGGTTCTGTCGTGCGTCAGAAGAACTGAGACGTAGGCACCCACACTTTGCCCGTCACACCCCTCCCCTTTTGCGCTGCCCATCTTCCCCGCTGCCACTGCCTGGAAGATCACTCCAGGGGGCCTCCCCTTCATCCGCGCCCCCTTCTTGATTGGCTTTCCCACCTGCAAATTTAGGGTCCCACCCGACCAGCGGCCATGGCACCCCATCTGCACACCTTTACTGCAAACGTGACTTGGCTCGTTCATGTTTCACATTCTACTCCTTCCtatctctcccagtccccctctAGTTAGGTGCCACCAAGCTGCCCTTGGGACCTCCCCGTGGGTAAATCCAATAGTCATTGCTTGGTCCTCAGCTCGTTCACCTTCAGCAGCCTTTGACATACGTGGCCGCTCCCCTCTTGCTGGAACATTGTACTGGCCCGGCTTCCCCAGCCTCCTTCTTGCCTCCCAGCCTGGGGCGAGGGCTCTGCCCTCCAGTGTCTCTCCTTCCTGCCAACACAGCGTCCCAAGGagtctcctcctgccccatggctTTAACGTCATCTATAAATCAATGATTTTACATGTCATTCATTTCCCATCGACCTCCCACTTCCTCTCACTCCCGCAGCCAATCAGACTGCCCGTCATTGGCTCCTCCAACAGAATGTATCCAGAACCCAACCTCTTCTCACTAATTCCTCTGCCATCCCGCTTTCACGCAGGCTCTAGGAGGACAGGGATTCTCGTTCCCCATCGTTCCTGTGTCTCCAGTGGTGAGGATATAGTAGTTGTTTAATAAAGACAAGGACAACAGTGTAGAAAAGTTCCTGAGTGTTCAGCAGATCCACTCCCCACGCCTCCGAATCAGAGAGGAGACCCAGGTCCACAGAGAAGGaatgtccagggtcacacaggaaGCCAGCCAAGACTGTGCATTCATGGGAAATGGTGTCTCTATCTCCcaaattttgtctctttcttatTCTCCCTCATctgtacttctctctctctccacaatTCTTTCATTCTCTGGGGCGATATGGACACAGGCAGCCCGGACATCCATCCTCACATCCCCCGGAACTGGGCTCTTCCCTAATGAGCCCAGGGAGGCTGATCCTGGGGCAGCTTCTGACTAGCTCAGCTTGGGTCCTGTGGGTTTGGGGTGAGCTGCTGGGTCTGACCCACGGGGGAAGAGTGCCAACCACTGGGGCTCAAGCAGCCCATTAGCAAAGGAAGGGTTTTGAGGATCAGGGGCATTGAGCCAACATCCAACCCCTCATCCTCCTGAAAgtgccccctccccatctccttgTGTGCAGGTGCAAGTCCTGGCACTTGCTGCTCTCCAAGgccctccaccccctgcaggcCGCCTGGGTCGCCTTCTCTCAGCCCGTCCCAACCAGCTGTGGCCACCTGctgacccagctcctgctgtGCAGTTCCCTGGCTGTCGCTGCCGCGGGTCTGACCCACCACTGGCTGGTGTCCTCGCTGCTTTACCCTCCAGGACCCTCCGCCACAGTGGCCATCGTCTGGGGCCTCCTGGTCTTCCTAGTGCTGGGCCTGGTGCCCCCGGCTCGCTGCCTGTTTGCACTCAGCATCCCTACCCTGGGCACGGAGCAGGGCCGCTGCCTGCTCCTCTCCTGGAGCACAGCCACCCTGGGTGTCGCCGTGGTGCCCAACGTCTTAGCCAACATGGGCGCAGCGGGACAGGTGCTGAGATGCGTCACCGAGGGCTCCCTGGAGAGTCTGCTCAATACCACTCACCAGCTTCACGCAGCGTCCAGGGCTCTGGGCCCTGTCAGGCACGCGGGCAGCCACGGCTTGACCCTGCAGGCCCAGGGCAACGGCTCCGTGTTCCGGCTTCATATGCTCAGGGTCACTCGGCAGGTGCTGGAGGACTTTTCCAGCCTGGAGTCCCTGGCCCGGGCAGCCGTGCTCAGAACCCAGCAGGTGGTCGCCGGGCTCTTTATGCTGGGCCTCCTGGTGGACTCGGGCTGGTATCTCCATCGCTACCTGACCAATCTGCGGTTTGACAACATCTACGTGACCCGGCAGCTGGCTTGGCAGCTGGCGGAGACCCAGGCCACGTACTTGGTGGCCTCCCCACCAACTTGGCTGCTCTGGGCCGCCCGGCCGAGGCTGTCCCAGGGGGAGCTGCTGAGTTGTCTCCTGAGGCTGGGGCTGCTCTCGCTGTTCCTGATGGTCACAGCTGTGATGGTGGCCACAGACCACGTGGCCTTTCTGCTGGCTCAGGCGGCCGTGGACTGGGCTCAGAAGCTGCCTGCCGTGCCCATCACGCTCACAGTCAAGTATGATGTAAGTGCAGTGCCAGTGCCCGTGCCAGGAGTAGAGTCATTTCCTTGTAGGAAGGGGCGGGGTGTGTTAACTGCTTGATTTGCAATTTAATATTATTTGCCTCCAAGCCTCAGTCCTTGGAGAAGCTAGGGGAACCCTGGGGCATTGGCAGACAGACTCATTTCGTTCCCAGTACTGCTCAGTGTAATGGGTCCCAATCTCACCCCTATGGCAGATGAGGACCCAGATACCCAATGGCTTGGAAAGAGTTTGACCCCCCAGGTCACTCTTTTCCTAAGTGGCAAGGTGTCCTAGCTTCATTTTCCCCACTTATATGAACTGGATGGACCCTCCTCAGCCTGCCAGCCTATTGTGAGTCTTAACATGTGGTCCCCTGTGAAAGCACCCAGGAGAGGTCTAGTCACTTCACCACGCTGAACAACTCGCGGCTGAATGcatcagaggggaggagggcttACGAAAGATCTAGATCAGGAGTTTGCCAACTGTGGCCCCTGCGCCAAACCCCGCCGGCTTCCTGGTTTCGTAAACTGAGTTTTCTTAGAACACAGCCGTGTCTTTTGTCTACATAGAGGCCTGTGGCTGTGTCAGAGAAGTTGACGGAAGCTGATAGGTGTATCAGGGACTGTATGATCTCTGAAGTGAAACGGATTCTTCAACTTTTAAGTTcgtttcttttttctgattttaaaagaaaataaaatacttccatGAGCCCCCTTGAGCAGAGCCCGGTGGAGAAGCGGGTCTTGGCCAGAACCTAGGATCCAACCGAAAAGGTCTGGCTCCAAAGTCTGAATGGTCAACCTCtgacctccctgcctccccacacCTGCTACTGTACGCCCCGAGGGAAGAGCAGAGCCTAATTCTTAGAAGCAGGATATTGGGACCTGCCTTGGCTGGGACAGAACCCCTGGCCTGGCCACATCATTGTGTGACTTTAGGCTGCCCATCTTTTCAGTGAGGCATTCTGGGCTCAACCTCAGAGGAGCGTGCCTATTTGATGAGAAAGACATCTGAACTATTCGCTAAGGGCTTAGCAAAGAGAAAATACCCACAATACCCATTTGTTTTCTCTAAAGCGTTCTGTTCCAAACGTgataataaaaatagcatttgCACCGTGCTTTTTGCTTGCCAGAAAGTCTGCTTCAGGTTCCTGATGTCGCTTGCTGCTCATCAGTGCCCAGAAGGCCGGAGG
This genomic interval from Mustela lutreola isolate mMusLut2 chromosome 9, mMusLut2.pri, whole genome shotgun sequence contains the following:
- the OCSTAMP gene encoding osteoclast stimulatory transmembrane protein; translated protein: MRDLWETAEHLARTGFYCLLQLALHLPTSLSCRPEQTEAILPQPTSIEGATCRTLFQALRLHQRAKETTSLPLRCKSWHLLLSKALHPLQAAWVAFSQPVPTSCGHLLTQLLLCSSLAVAAAGLTHHWLVSSLLYPPGPSATVAIVWGLLVFLVLGLVPPARCLFALSIPTLGTEQGRCLLLSWSTATLGVAVVPNVLANMGAAGQVLRCVTEGSLESLLNTTHQLHAASRALGPVRHAGSHGLTLQAQGNGSVFRLHMLRVTRQVLEDFSSLESLARAAVLRTQQVVAGLFMLGLLVDSGWYLHRYLTNLRFDNIYVTRQLAWQLAETQATYLVASPPTWLLWAARPRLSQGELLSCLLRLGLLSLFLMVTAVMVATDHVAFLLAQAAVDWAQKLPAVPITLTVKYDARYTVLGFVFFLFNQPPPESPYLSAHSSFQWELRFTSPGCPLLPAQSPHTTACLTAGALQLAAGATVLLETYAQRLRHTIAASFFSAQEARRVRHLHTRLQRRYERHGGQQPPLGPPSRSRTPVYQQEPSLDRQADHTLATGRNQEHAAEG